Proteins co-encoded in one Ananas comosus cultivar F153 linkage group 15, ASM154086v1, whole genome shotgun sequence genomic window:
- the LOC109721166 gene encoding uncharacterized protein LOC109721166: MGCRSSKPEEASPVVALCRERRDLIRAAGERRFALAAAHAAYFRALARVGAALDRFVQEGLAAAAAAEAAAAGASPVLTLPPSEGKGKSKPKIDGSERNGDNGDSGGGGAASSSSLPSISRSASRDSHLHSHSDSDHGEISEENGGIEVGAGGVPQGEAYGGGGGGGFSWSNPSYPFYPPYPPPYPPSYAPFSNVGNVIPNYHYMKSSSTKPTTVFQEPYTTYSNQAFVSYDYEDNYPIYGYSMGSTIPPVQDQTFYENAAPASPRREAKSTAPPPPPTAAAEGSSWDFFNLFNSYEQLFPGYDRSGYAATSLTSSPNSSEVREREGIPDLEDETEQETVKEAAKERKVTGSDSGKKGSSVGSSKGAAEHKEDEVNDEVVIENESIHSSEDSEARGSVKEEQEKEEVHVTKVKGVSFEDDTSLVSNGSRASKENVMSVHGTRDVAEVVQEIKEQFNYAASCGEEVSRILEVGRLRYRSRNKILRFILSRILYSMSLRSATSSRTSKSSPHSTGDMKQNMAIHTNSERVNDFELSNLTSVLDRLHEWEKKLYKEVKEEENLRVIYDREWKRLKALDENGAEAHEIDSTRASIKALVTRINIVIRSVNAISSRIHKLRDDELQPQLIELIQGLIRMWKFVLDCHRKQFQAMVESKAQNLIPKFGGLRSSASKATIELELELLNWASCFRDWIQTQKAYIEALNGWLLKWLLQEKEETPDGEVPFSPSRMGAPPVFITANDWCQTLERISENGVIDTMRAFAINVHSLWEKQDVEQHQKLKTEYLSKDFGKRLKSVQKEYGINGPVDVDKIAMILASNGPIDDRMVGLDALKKRLDEERAKHEEAVKQVREASATNLRAGLIPIFEALGNFTIETLKGYEGVRIPNVGGVT; encoded by the exons atggggtGCCGGAGCTCGAAGCCCGAGGAGGCGTCGCCGGTGGTGGCGCTGTGCCGGGAGCGGCGCGACCTGATCCGCGCAGCCGGGGAGCGCCGCTTCGCCCTCGCGGCGGCGCACGCAGCCTACTTCCGCGCCCTGGCGCGCGTCGGCGCCGCCCTCGACCGCTTCGTCCAGGAGGGCctcgccgccgcggcggcggcggaggcggccgcGGCGGGGGCGTCGCCCGTGCTCACGCTCCCCCCCTCCGAGGGGAAGGGCAAGTCCAAGCCCAAGATCGACGGATCCGAGCGCAATGGCGACAATGGCGACAGTGGCGGAGGAGGCGcggcctcctcctcttctctcccttCGATTTCTCGCTCCGCTTCGCGCGATTCGCACCTACATTCCCATTCGGACTCGGATCACGGCGAAATCTCGGAGGAAAATGGTGGAATCGAGGTTGGAGCAGGTGGAGTACCACAAGGAGAAGCatatggaggaggaggaggaggagggttttCATGGTCTAATCCTTCTTACCCTTTTTATCCTCCTTATCCTCCTCCTTATCCTCCTTCTTATGCTCCTTTCTCCAATGTTGGAAATGTGATCCCCAATTACCACTACATGAAGTCGAGTTCGACGAAACCAACCACAGTGTTCCAAGAACCCTACACTACTTACTCCAATCAAGCATTTGTGAGTTACGATTACGAGGATAATTATCCGATTTATGGTTATTCCATGGGCTCTACCATTCCTCCTGTTCAAGATCAGACTTTTTATGAGAATGCGGCACCGGCGAGTCCGCGAAGGGAAGCGAAATCCACtgctccaccgccgccgccgacggcgGCAGCAGAGGGCTCCTCTTGGGATTTCTTCAATCTTTTCAATTCTTATGAGCAGTTGTTTCCGGGGTATGATCGGAGTGGGTACGCGGCGACTTCGTTGACAAGTAGCCCGAATTCAAGCgaggtgagggagagagaagggatTCCTGATTTGGAAGACGAGACGGAGCAAGAGACGGTGAAAGAAGCAGCGAAAGAGAGGAAGGTGACGGGAAGTGACTCAGGAAAGAAGGGTTCCAGTGTTGGGAGTTCAAAAGGAGCCGCGGAACACAAAGAGGATGAGGTGAATGATGAAGTTGTTATAGAGAATGAGAGTATTCACTCCTCGGAAGATAGCGAAGCGAGAGGGAGTGTAAAGGAGGAGCAGGAGAAGGAGGAAGTACATGTGACGAAGGTTAAAGGAGTGAGCTTCGAGGACGATACATCATTGGTTAGTAATGGTAGCCGAGCGAGTAAAGAGAATGTAATGTCTGTTCATGGGACGAGAGACGTCGCCGAAGTGGTGCAGGAAATAAAGGAACAGTTCAACTACGCAGCGAGTTGTGGTGAAGAGGTCTCGAGAATTCTCGAGGTTGGGAGGCTGCGCTATAGATCGAGGAATAAGATTTTAAGAT TTATCTTATCAAGGATCTTGTATTCTATGTCTCTGCGTTCCGCAACATCATCTCGGACATCGAAGAGCTCTCCACATTCAACTGGAGATATGAAGCAGAATATGGCTATTCATACAAATTCCGAGAGGGTGAATGATTTTGAGCTTAGCAACCTTACATCAGTATTGGACAGGTTGCATGAATGGGAGAAAAAACTTTACAAGGAAGTTAAG GAAGAAGAAAATCTGAGGGTCATCTATGATAGAGAGTGGAAGCGACTAAAAGCATTAGATGAAAATGGAGCAGAGGCTCATGAAATTGATTCCACTCGGGCTTCAATAAAGGCGTTGGTGACGAGAATAAATATTGTCATCAGATCTGTAAATGCTATTTCTAGCAGGATTCACAAGCTAAGAGATGATGAATTGCAGCCGCAGCTCATCGAATTAATCCAAGg ACTAATAAGAATGTGGAAGTTTGTCCTCGACTGTCATCGCAAGCAATTCCAAGCGATGGTTGAAAGCAAAGCCCAAAACCTAATACCAAAATTTGGGGGTCTACGAAGTTCTGCTTCAAAGGCGACGATAGAGTTAGAGCTAGAGCTCCTGAACTGGGCTTCGTGTTTCAGAGATTGGATTCAAACCCAAAAGGCTTACATCGAAGCCCTTAACGGCTGGTTGCTGAAATGGCTTCTCcaggagaaagaagaaacacCTGATGGAGAAGTACCATTCTCTCCCAGCCGAATGGGAGCCCCTCCTGTGTTCATCACTGCCAATGATTGGTGTCAAACCCTGGAAAGGATATCCGAAAATGGTGTAATAGATACAATGCGAGCTTTCGCTATAAATGTGCACAGCTTATGGGAGAAGCAGGACGTGGAGCAGCATCAGAAGCTGAAAACTGAATATCTGTCCAAAGATTTTGGAAAAAGGCTTAAATCTGTGCAAAAGGAATACGGGATTAATGGGCCTGTAGATGTTGATAAAATAGCTATGATTCTCGCCAGTAACGGGCCGATCGATGACCGCATGGTGGGCTTGGATGCATTGAAGAAGAGATTAGATGAGGAGAGGGCCAAACATGAGGAAGCCGTTAAACAAGTCCGAGAGGCGAGCGCGACCAATTTGAGAGCGGGCCTGATTCCGATTTTTGAAGCGTTGGGGAACTTCACTATCGAGACACTAAAGGGTTATGAAGGAGTCAGAATTCCGAATGTTGGCGGAGTAACTTAA
- the LOC109721392 gene encoding heat shock protein 90-6, mitochondrial yields MVETNLQNSIIVSKRYESTTAAVDTSNAQLEKFEYQAEVSRLMDLIVHSLYSNKEVFLRELVSNASDALDKLRFLSVTEPELLKEAVDLDIRIQADKDNGIITITDTGIGMTKEELVDSLGTIAHSGTAKFLKALKESQEAGSDSNLIGQFGVGFYSSFLVSDKVVVSTKSPKSDKQYVWEGEAGASSFTIREETDPDKLLPRGTRLTLYLKRDDKEFAHPEKIQKLVKNYSQFVSFPIYTWQEKGYTKEVEVDEDPAEAKEGGDDSKAEKKKKTKKVIERYWDWELTNETQPIWLRNPKDVTTEEYNDFFKKTFNEYLDPLASSHFTTEGEVEFRSILYVPAVKKDDMIDRKTKNIRLYVKRVFISDDFDGELFPRYLSFVKGVVDSNDLPLNVSREILQESRIVRIMRKRLVRKAFDMILGISLSENKDDYDKFWENYGKFLKLGCMEDQANHKRIAPLLRFFSSQSEEQLISLDEYVENMKPEQKDIYYIAADSLTSAQNAPFLERLVEKDFEVLFLVDPMDEVAIQNLKSYKEKNFVDISKEDLDLGDKNEEKEKEVKQEFSQTCEWIKKRLGEKVARVDISNRLSTSPCVLVTGKFGWSANMERLMRAQTMGDPSSLEFMKSRRVFEINPEHPIIKNLSVASKTCPDDPEALRAVDLLFETALISSGFTPDNPKELSGKIYEMMGTAFSGKWAPAAAEVYQPQPSQPVEPQYANAFEAEVVEPVEAGRQK; encoded by the exons ATGGTGGAAACAAACCTGCAAAACAGTATCATTGTTAGCAAACGATATGAATCAACTACTGCAGCAGTTGATACATCGAACGCGCAACTTGAAAAATTTGAATACCAGGCTGAG GTTAGTCGCTTGATGGACCTGATAGTTCACAGCTTATACAGCAACAAGGAAGTATTTCTTCGAGAGTTGGTTAG CAATGCAAGTGATGCACTTGACAAGTTGCGATTTCTGAGTGTAACGGAGCCTGAACTTCTGAAGGAAGCTGTTGATCTTGATATCCGCATCCAGGCTGACAAAGACAATGGAATAATCACAATCAC TGATACTGGAATTGGTATGACCAAAGAAGAACTTGTTGACTCACTAGGAACTATTGCACATAGTGGAACAGCAAAGTTTCTAAAGGCATTGAAG GAGAGTCAGGAAGCTGGCTCCGACAGCAATTTAATTGGCCAGTTCGGTGTCGGTTTTTATTCATCATTTCTTGTTTCTGACAAG GTGGTTGTTTCAACAAAGAGCCCAAAATCGGATAAGCAGTATGTTTGGGAGGGTGAGGCTGGTGCCAGTTCTTTTACCATCAGAGAAGAGACTGACCCAGATAAACTTCTTCCAAGAGGAACACGTCTTACATTGTACCTCAAG CGTGATGACAAGGAGTTTGCTCATCCTGAGAAGATTCAAAAACTTGTGAAGAATTACTCGCAGTTTGTTTCTTTCCCAATCTACACGTGGCAAGAGAAAGGCTACACGAAAGAA GTTGAGGTTGATGAGGATCCAGCTGAAGCTAAGGAGGGGGGTGATGACTCTAAAGCTGAG aagaaaaagaaaactaaaaaggTTATAGAGAGGTACTGGGACTGGGAACTCACAAATGAAACACAACCTAtttgg CTTCGAAACCCTAAAGACGTGACAACAGAAGAGTACAATGACTTTTTCAAAAAGACTTTTAATGAGTATTTGGATCCTTTGGCTTCATCTCACTTCACTACAGAG GGTGAGGTGGAATTTAGATCAATTCTCTACGTGCCTGCTGTGAAAAAGGATGACATGATTGACAGGAAGACTAAGAACATAAGGCTTTATGTGAAACGTGTTTTCATTTCCGATGATTTCGATGGGGAGCTG TTCCCAAGATACTTGAGCTTTGTGAAAGGTGTTGTTGATTCGAATGACCTTCCTTTGAATGTCTCTCGGGAGATCCTTCAAGAAAGCCGAATT GTGCGCATAATGAGGAAACGATTGGTCCGAAAGGCCTTTGATATGATTTTAGGCATTTCTCTGAGTGAGAACAAAGAT GATTATGACAAGTTCTGGGAGAATTATGGCAAATTTCTTAAACTGGGTTGCATGGAAGACCAGGCAAACCACAAGCGAATTGCACCTCTTCTTCGGTTCTTCTCTTCTCAAAGCGAAGAACAGTTAATTAGCTTGGATGAATATGTCGAGAATATGAAGCCCGAGCAAAAGGATATCTATTATATTGCTGCAGATAGCTTGACTAGCGCACAGAATGCTCCATTTCTGGAGAGGCTTGTCGAGAAGGATTTTGAG GTGCTATTTTTAGTTGATCCCATGGATGAGGTAGCTATACAAAATCTGAAGTCCTACAAGGAAAAGAACTTTGTTGATATTAGCAAGGAAGATTTGGACCTGG GTGATAAAAATgaggaaaaggagaaggaagTCAAGCAGGAATTCAGTCAGACATGCGAGTGGATCAAGAAGAGACTGGGAGAGAAAGTTGCTCGTGTTGATATTTCAAACCGACTTAGCACCTCGCCATGTGTTCTTGTTACTGGCAAGTTTGGCTGGTCCGCCAATATGGAGAG GCTGATGAGGGCCCAAACTATGGGAGATCCTTCTAGTTTGGAGTTCATGAAGTCGAGAAGAGTCTTCGAAATTAATCCAGAACATCCAATTATCAAGAACTTAAGT GTTGCATCCAAGACCTGTCCTGATGATCCTGAGGCCTTAAGAGCTGTAGATCTTCTATTCGAAACTGCTTTGATTTCCAGTGGATTCACT CCTGATAATCCAAAGGAGCTCAGTGGTAAGATATATGAGATGATGGGAACTGCGTTTTCCGGGAAATGGGCTCCTGCAGCTGCTGAGGTATACCAACCGCAACCAAGCCAACCTGTTGAACCCCAATACGCGAATGCATTTGAAGCTGAAGTGGTCGAGCCTGTGGAAGCCGGTCGCCAGAAATga